The Methanothrix soehngenii GP6 genome has a window encoding:
- the mutL gene encoding DNA mismatch repair endonuclease MutL, whose translation MKRIRALDEETVNKIAAGEVIERPASVVKELVENSIDAGAHKVLIEVRDGGKSFIKVTDDGSGIDPDDLPLAFQKHTTSKISGAQDLETIGTLGFRGEALASIASVSEAVEVRTKTRDALSGSYLRIENGKVAETKEVGSPVGTSIVVWNLFSNVPARRKHLKGREAKLVHIIDVITELAIIHYDIAFELFSGSRTHFKSARSNSWDDILSRIFGLKAVAGMAPLQASGRGWRIEGMIGDAFNLRASPDRIFIFVNGRAVSSRPMAGALREAYRNIIPPGKSPIAVLSLEISPDLVDVNVHPAKREIRLLHENEICSAVTQEAALTLSSYAKSVASERLKPSDQITASEETLAQNAMQSTLPLDVEEDTALDQALPEREKRSSLKILGQIKRLYIVAESDQGLVLIDQHAAAERIRFEGLEERYREGLIRQELACPVTIELMASEEIMLSSWKEVLDDIGFEISSFGGRSYSVRSVPALGQRTESAESVHDVLKELFLRGKPGPDSSRRDEVLKLLACRGSIKSGKELTLKEMEQLLHDLQECSNPTTCPHGRPVMVILDQSQLERLFGRR comes from the coding sequence ATGAAGAGGATCAGGGCCCTGGATGAGGAGACGGTAAATAAGATCGCTGCCGGTGAGGTGATCGAGAGGCCTGCTTCGGTGGTAAAGGAGCTGGTGGAAAACTCCATTGATGCCGGTGCCCATAAGGTGTTGATCGAGGTCCGAGATGGCGGAAAGAGCTTCATCAAGGTGACAGATGATGGCAGCGGCATAGATCCGGACGACCTCCCCCTAGCCTTCCAAAAGCATACCACCTCCAAGATCTCCGGGGCTCAGGACCTGGAAACGATCGGCACGTTGGGATTTCGGGGCGAGGCCCTGGCCAGCATCGCCAGCGTCTCGGAAGCGGTCGAGGTGCGGACCAAGACCAGGGATGCTCTATCTGGCAGCTATCTTCGCATAGAGAACGGAAAGGTGGCGGAGACAAAGGAGGTGGGCAGCCCTGTGGGTACATCGATCGTCGTCTGGAATCTCTTTTCTAATGTCCCGGCAAGGAGAAAACACCTCAAGGGAAGGGAGGCGAAGCTGGTCCATATCATCGATGTCATCACCGAGCTGGCCATCATCCACTACGATATCGCTTTTGAGCTATTTTCAGGCAGCCGCACTCACTTCAAATCGGCAAGATCCAATTCCTGGGACGACATCCTCTCCCGCATCTTCGGATTGAAGGCGGTGGCAGGTATGGCCCCTCTGCAGGCATCCGGCCGGGGCTGGAGAATAGAGGGTATGATCGGCGATGCCTTCAACCTTAGGGCCAGCCCGGACAGGATATTCATCTTCGTCAATGGCAGGGCAGTCTCCTCCCGGCCCATGGCCGGGGCTTTGCGAGAGGCCTACAGAAACATCATCCCTCCGGGAAAGAGCCCCATCGCCGTCCTCTCCTTAGAGATAAGCCCGGATCTGGTGGACGTGAACGTCCATCCGGCTAAAAGGGAGATCCGGTTGCTCCATGAGAATGAGATCTGCTCTGCGGTCACCCAGGAAGCTGCCCTTACCCTCTCTTCTTATGCCAAGAGCGTAGCCTCCGAACGCTTGAAGCCCAGCGATCAGATCACCGCCTCGGAGGAGACCTTGGCCCAGAATGCTATGCAGAGTACTCTTCCCCTGGATGTAGAGGAGGATACCGCTTTGGACCAAGCCCTGCCGGAAAGGGAGAAAAGATCAAGCCTGAAGATCCTGGGCCAGATCAAGAGGCTCTACATTGTGGCGGAGAGCGATCAAGGGCTGGTTCTTATCGATCAGCATGCTGCTGCAGAGCGCATTCGTTTTGAGGGGCTGGAAGAGCGATATCGGGAAGGGTTGATCCGCCAGGAGCTGGCCTGTCCGGTGACGATCGAGCTTATGGCCAGCGAGGAGATCATGCTCTCCTCCTGGAAGGAGGTCTTGGATGATATCGGCTTTGAGATCTCATCCTTTGGAGGGAGGTCCTACAGCGTCCGGTCCGTTCCAGCACTCGGCCAGAGGACCGAGAGCGCAGAATCGGTACATGACGTCTTAAAGGAGCTGTTTTTGCGGGGAAAGCCGGGGCCGGACTCGAGCCGCCGGGATGAGGTCCTCAAGCTTTTGGCCTGCCGGGGCTCCATAAAATCGGGAAAGGAACTCACCCTAAAAGAGATGGAGCAGCTGCTGCATGATCTGCAGGAATGCAGCAACCCCACAACCTGTCCCCACGGCAGGCCGGTGATGGTCATCCTGGACCAGAGCCAGCTGGAGAGGCTATTTGGCAGAAGATAA
- a CDS encoding AIR synthase-related protein — protein sequence MDLEGFAKRGLRRRDRSIKSKLIDLIREVKEIPSDRAATLAEAVLTEAEATLDPRGEVFTLESVGVSMGDFGVGSRGSGDFYTHTKIAEVIGRTEAVVDSRQLDDSGVVQAGGKYITVTVDGMHSRLSDYPFLAGFHVTRAALRDVYVMGAKPVALLSDVHLADDGDVSKLFDHIAGIATVSELIGVPLITGSTLRIGGDMVIGDRLTGCVGAVGVSDNLTARKSARPGDVIMMTEGAGGGTICSAALYYNRHEVVDETLNIKFLEASEALLKVNARIHAMTDVTNGGIRGDAKEISYTAGVRLVFEEERMRKLVNPRVLEMLNELKIDYLGVSIDALLIIAPPEEAEAIAAAIRDVGVKVDEIGRVEEGEGAYLDIEGKRSDFSPRFREAAYTPIKKAIGQEAVRDVAEMTRKVDLAAQNAVQKKKRFVERIRGGQKGF from the coding sequence ATGGATCTGGAAGGATTTGCCAAGCGAGGTTTGAGGAGACGGGACCGGTCGATAAAGTCCAAGCTCATCGATCTGATCAGAGAGGTAAAGGAGATCCCAAGCGATCGGGCTGCTACCCTGGCGGAAGCGGTCTTGACGGAGGCGGAAGCGACCCTTGATCCCCGGGGGGAGGTCTTCACTCTTGAGAGCGTGGGGGTCAGCATGGGCGACTTTGGGGTGGGCTCACGTGGCTCAGGCGACTTTTATACCCACACCAAGATCGCCGAGGTCATCGGCCGCACAGAAGCAGTTGTTGACTCCCGCCAGCTGGACGACTCGGGTGTGGTCCAGGCGGGGGGCAAATACATAACGGTGACCGTGGACGGCATGCACTCCCGACTGAGCGATTATCCGTTTTTGGCCGGATTTCATGTAACCCGAGCGGCCTTGCGCGATGTCTATGTCATGGGAGCCAAGCCGGTGGCCCTTCTCTCGGATGTTCATCTGGCCGATGATGGGGATGTCTCCAAGCTATTCGACCATATCGCAGGCATTGCCACGGTCTCGGAATTGATCGGCGTTCCTCTCATCACCGGGAGCACCCTGCGCATCGGTGGGGACATGGTTATCGGGGACCGACTAACCGGGTGCGTGGGGGCGGTTGGCGTCTCGGATAATCTCACCGCCAGAAAGAGCGCCCGGCCTGGAGATGTGATCATGATGACCGAGGGAGCGGGAGGGGGAACGATCTGCTCTGCTGCTCTGTACTATAACCGGCATGAGGTGGTGGATGAAACCCTGAACATCAAGTTCCTGGAGGCAAGCGAGGCGCTGCTTAAAGTTAATGCTCGGATCCATGCTATGACCGATGTGACCAACGGGGGCATCCGGGGCGACGCCAAGGAGATCTCCTATACTGCCGGGGTGAGGCTTGTCTTTGAGGAGGAGAGGATGCGCAAGCTGGTCAACCCCCGGGTGCTGGAGATGCTCAATGAGCTGAAAATCGACTATCTCGGGGTGTCCATCGATGCCCTGCTCATCATCGCCCCACCGGAGGAGGCGGAGGCGATCGCAGCCGCCATCCGGGATGTGGGGGTGAAGGTGGACGAGATCGGCAGGGTTGAGGAAGGAGAGGGAGCGTATCTGGATATCGAAGGCAAGCGGTCCGACTTCTCCCCCCGCTTCCGAGAGGCGGCCTACACTCCCATAAAAAAGGCGATCGGCCAGGAGGCGGTGCGGGATGTGGCGGAGATGACCAGGAAGGTGGATTTGGCAGCCCAAAATGCTGTGCAGAAGAAGAAGAGGTTTGTGGAGAGGATAAGGGGGGGCCAGAAAGGATTCTGA
- the tfe gene encoding transcription factor E — protein MAVIEEVIHRAYLNKLVGEEGLRIVECIPEEEITDERLAELTGISLNTVRRTLYLLYEHRLAIYRRKRDPDSGWLTYLWQLCPENFDKALQSEAKRLLRKLEERLAYEKENIFYACTEGCARFIFDEASDANFVCPFCQGSLEYMENAKVVEAIERQITDLKACV, from the coding sequence TTGGCGGTCATTGAGGAAGTTATCCACAGGGCTTATTTAAACAAGCTTGTTGGTGAAGAGGGTCTTAGAATTGTAGAATGCATTCCAGAAGAGGAGATAACCGATGAGCGACTGGCTGAGCTCACTGGAATCAGCCTGAACACAGTAAGGCGTACTCTCTATCTGCTTTATGAGCACAGGCTTGCCATATACAGGCGGAAGCGAGATCCCGATTCCGGTTGGCTCACATACCTTTGGCAGCTCTGTCCGGAGAACTTCGATAAAGCCCTGCAGTCGGAGGCCAAAAGGCTGTTGCGAAAGCTGGAAGAGAGGCTAGCCTATGAGAAGGAGAACATCTTTTATGCCTGCACGGAGGGCTGTGCCAGGTTCATATTCGACGAAGCAAGCGATGCCAACTTCGTCTGCCCCTTCTGTCAGGGTAGCCTGGAGTATATGGAGAACGCAAAAGTGGTAGAGGCCATAGAAAGGCAGATCACGGATTTAAAGGCCTGCGTATGA
- a CDS encoding DUF2551 domain-containing protein, with the protein MKSQRSEIQGRMMNFLDLDSDGLRRVVLESMVQSQEFTVLSLHEEVSKEVNVSRKVVASMTGYIGSRLGILHMNKKSYRTPRTYALKDEYADIARAVLASL; encoded by the coding sequence ATGAAATCGCAGCGATCTGAGATACAGGGCAGAATGATGAATTTCCTCGATCTGGATAGCGATGGTCTGAGGAGGGTAGTTCTCGAGTCCATGGTCCAGTCTCAGGAGTTTACCGTTTTATCTCTTCATGAAGAGGTGAGCAAGGAGGTCAACGTATCCAGGAAGGTTGTGGCCTCCATGACCGGCTACATAGGCTCCCGCTTGGGGATATTGCACATGAACAAGAAATCGTATCGTACGCCCAGAACCTATGCCCTGAAAGATGAATATGCAGATATAGCCAGAGCAGTACTGGCTAGCTTATGA
- a CDS encoding zinc ribbon domain-containing protein, with product MKAESLAMISLKEKGHNIGMHRSIHDASWSKFIFMLFSWTSYRGAADGVRCTYKAKSAARNLIKVDTRDTTQRCSACGSIVKKDLSVRVHECPYCGFSCDRDYNASRNILFAEMEQPLTPIEPKPQHHISVMQVLAMEWEAAPFRTR from the coding sequence ATGAAAGCGGAGTCCCTTGCCATGATCAGTCTGAAAGAGAAAGGCCATAATATTGGTATGCATCGCAGCATCCATGATGCATCCTGGTCAAAGTTCATATTCATGCTTTTCTCCTGGACTTCGTACAGGGGAGCAGCTGACGGAGTCCGCTGCACGTACAAGGCTAAAAGTGCTGCTCGAAATTTGATAAAAGTAGATACCAGAGATACCACTCAAAGGTGTTCTGCTTGTGGAAGCATCGTAAAGAAAGATCTGTCGGTACGAGTGCATGAGTGCCCCTATTGCGGATTTTCATGTGATCGAGACTACAATGCTTCCAGGAACATACTCTTCGCAGAGATGGAACAGCCCCTAACGCCCATAGAACCAAAACCGCAACATCACATATCAGTGATGCAAGTTTTGGCGATGGAGTGGGAAGCTGCGCCCTTCAGGACGCGGTAG